From Geovibrio ferrireducens, one genomic window encodes:
- a CDS encoding tetratricopeptide repeat protein, whose translation MRNIGFIVFALLIAFAAGAQDIYLKKNRFFTELVIAGAAENIKDVKKGERTITLSFAKNLSAGFSGRLDDRFISKITVKGENLILDFAPDTDFTFMTEGVDAKVVASRKRKADDIKLGYGIEDAIIRKGSGIVENAEADRQLGIADELVAKGANEQAAVVLEGLLASDINAYYKQETLFRLGNAYYGMGGGSYKNYITASQIFDDFTNLYPDSYLFRDALVRSADAKEKADMYYEAIFAHEKIIRLVQNENIQKNSYKKIADIYQTLGQTDRAIEARENYLKRFKDDRDPQTAVIGQLYYNKGDVDTAFRYFQGLTGRKIDYSKFTPESLYAMGEVFDRRGRTEEALNAFRRVYGYYPSYEKSDMAMYRSAQMYEKMGNKKQADTQLLDTVKKYPKEPGGLLASIRYANSHIGEKNTQEWEKFLASALASKDFEILEQADIVIIKSLFHEKAYDKTLERIDRFGRRSYSSPLMTTAYEIKQRIRLQQAKQAYDETRFDQAQEYVNTLLKEFPDSPFRREAKTIGQAVSYGRTEARYNNGDFKGVIDFTEQFLTDETEVIEPAKWNRLLDNAYFGMVKKDFDAARVPQALVNAKQYIAQFGREGAHIKDITGMAERLTLTMIRRRFEGNRFLDVIQTYSENQQIIDSSAQEPFKDTVKAYAAFSLYKMSMPDKAGELLATVGKTKTPVYWLTSLLLGNGEINFQVNSIDPETLIFLADEAEKKNTDTAVKLLDEYSRDPKLAAQQKFKISKNISDDAKREQLLVRIYQDVNSDPKKRFAGYEEVSLDMGILYYKKNSFRPAVDALGAFLKNYTPRDEKRAEGLYYMGKSYIKLKDNDNAVKNYMELLESVPNSVYASAARSELEEIQWRKSLTK comes from the coding sequence ATGAGAAATATCGGCTTTATTGTCTTTGCCCTTTTAATTGCCTTTGCCGCGGGCGCTCAGGATATTTACCTGAAAAAGAACAGGTTTTTCACCGAACTGGTCATAGCCGGAGCAGCGGAAAACATCAAAGACGTTAAAAAAGGGGAAAGAACCATCACTCTGTCGTTCGCCAAAAATCTTTCGGCCGGTTTTTCAGGCAGGCTGGACGACCGCTTCATTTCAAAAATCACCGTAAAGGGCGAGAACCTCATACTGGATTTTGCTCCCGATACGGACTTCACATTCATGACCGAAGGTGTTGATGCCAAGGTTGTGGCCTCCCGCAAGAGAAAAGCAGATGACATCAAACTCGGCTACGGCATAGAGGATGCGATAATCAGAAAAGGGAGCGGCATAGTTGAAAATGCCGAAGCGGACAGGCAGCTGGGCATAGCTGATGAACTTGTGGCAAAAGGAGCCAACGAACAGGCCGCGGTTGTGCTCGAAGGCCTTCTTGCATCGGATATAAACGCATATTACAAACAGGAAACGCTCTTCCGCCTCGGAAACGCATACTACGGCATGGGGGGCGGCTCATACAAAAATTATATAACTGCTTCACAGATATTTGATGATTTCACAAACCTCTATCCGGATTCATACCTTTTCAGGGACGCGCTTGTCAGATCAGCGGATGCGAAGGAAAAGGCGGACATGTACTATGAGGCTATATTCGCCCACGAAAAGATAATCCGCCTTGTTCAGAATGAGAATATACAGAAAAATTCTTACAAAAAGATAGCCGATATATACCAGACCCTTGGACAAACCGACCGCGCCATTGAAGCGAGGGAGAACTACCTGAAACGCTTTAAGGACGACAGAGACCCGCAGACGGCTGTAATCGGGCAGCTGTATTACAACAAAGGGGATGTTGACACCGCATTCCGCTACTTCCAGGGGCTTACGGGCAGGAAGATAGACTACTCGAAATTCACCCCCGAATCGCTCTATGCAATGGGCGAAGTGTTTGACAGACGCGGCAGAACAGAGGAGGCACTGAACGCCTTCCGCAGAGTTTACGGCTATTACCCCTCGTATGAAAAGTCAGACATGGCAATGTACCGCTCGGCACAGATGTATGAAAAGATGGGCAACAAAAAGCAGGCGGATACACAGCTTCTTGACACCGTAAAGAAATACCCCAAGGAGCCGGGCGGGCTGCTGGCCTCCATCAGATACGCCAACTCGCACATAGGAGAGAAAAATACTCAGGAATGGGAAAAATTTCTCGCCTCTGCCCTCGCCTCGAAGGACTTCGAAATACTCGAACAGGCGGATATTGTTATCATAAAGTCGCTTTTCCATGAAAAGGCATATGATAAAACACTGGAAAGGATAGACCGCTTCGGCAGACGGAGCTACAGCTCGCCCCTGATGACGACAGCCTATGAGATAAAGCAGAGAATCCGCCTCCAGCAGGCAAAACAGGCCTATGATGAAACCAGATTTGATCAGGCTCAGGAATATGTGAATACACTGCTTAAGGAATTTCCCGATTCACCCTTCAGGCGCGAAGCGAAAACCATAGGTCAGGCTGTTTCATACGGCAGAACAGAAGCCAGATACAACAACGGTGATTTCAAGGGTGTAATAGACTTCACCGAGCAGTTTCTCACTGATGAAACAGAGGTTATTGAGCCCGCAAAATGGAACAGACTGCTTGATAACGCTTACTTCGGCATGGTGAAAAAGGATTTCGATGCGGCAAGGGTTCCACAGGCTCTGGTAAACGCCAAGCAGTATATTGCCCAGTTCGGCAGGGAAGGAGCCCACATAAAGGATATAACCGGAATGGCGGAAAGGCTCACCCTCACAATGATCCGCAGGAGATTTGAAGGGAACAGGTTCCTTGATGTTATCCAGACCTATTCGGAAAACCAGCAGATAATAGACTCATCGGCGCAGGAGCCTTTTAAGGACACCGTAAAGGCTTACGCGGCTTTCTCGCTCTATAAAATGTCCATGCCCGACAAGGCAGGGGAGCTGCTTGCCACTGTGGGCAAAACGAAAACCCCTGTTTACTGGCTCACAAGCCTTCTCCTCGGCAACGGAGAAATCAACTTTCAGGTGAACAGCATTGATCCGGAAACACTGATCTTCCTTGCGGATGAGGCGGAAAAGAAAAATACCGATACCGCAGTGAAGCTCCTTGATGAGTATTCCAGAGACCCAAAGCTTGCTGCTCAGCAGAAATTTAAAATATCAAAAAATATTTCAGATGATGCCAAAAGGGAGCAGCTTCTCGTCAGAATATATCAGGATGTAAACAGCGACCCTAAAAAGCGCTTCGCAGGTTATGAGGAAGTTTCCCTCGACATGGGAATACTTTACTACAAGAAAAACAGCTTCCGCCCCGCTGTGGACGCTCTGGGAGCCTTCCTTAAAAACTACACGCCCAGAGACGAGAAAAGAGCAGAAGGGCTCTACTACATGGGCAAATCATATATCAAACTGAAAGATAACGACAACGCGGTTAAAAACTACATGGAGCTTCTGGAAAGCGTGCCGAACTCGGTTTATGCCAGCGCGGCGCGCTCGGAACTGGAGGAGATACAGTGGCGGAAAAGTCTGACGAAATAA
- a CDS encoding sensor histidine kinase yields the protein MAEKSDEIKTQDSRIDELKLLMESFNLATTKLEDSYSVIQEEARKLREEVEEKNRRLSALSNLLEGVLMNSGSAIIAVGKNGSILTLNKEAEKMAAFFGQEKFLSMLGGFMEPGLYEHEPERGMYLKISLGELSAEGISGTVYVIDDISDLKALEKEKHRDEKLMLMGEMAANIAHEIRNPLGSIELFASLLGRDLEDSPDKKRLTHSIIKGVRTINAIISNILLFTKEIQLEIKEHFLSDIVDDVILYLQHIMRDKEVRFINNIGENQKIKCDAELFKQVVMNIIHNSVDAVKSGGEILIQAGTDKNESWFSITDNGSGIEPSMTGKLFMPFQTTKAKGTGLGLAIVYKIVKAHGGSIEADSDGKTYTAFRVAVPV from the coding sequence GTGGCGGAAAAGTCTGACGAAATAAAGACGCAGGACAGCAGGATAGATGAACTGAAACTCCTTATGGAGTCCTTTAATCTCGCCACCACCAAGCTTGAGGACTCATACAGCGTGATTCAGGAGGAAGCCCGCAAGCTGCGCGAAGAGGTGGAGGAGAAAAACCGCCGCCTGTCAGCACTCAGCAACCTTCTGGAAGGTGTCCTGATGAACTCCGGCAGCGCCATAATAGCTGTCGGGAAGAACGGCTCCATCCTCACCCTGAACAAGGAGGCTGAAAAAATGGCCGCCTTTTTCGGGCAGGAGAAGTTCCTCTCCATGCTGGGCGGCTTTATGGAGCCGGGGCTCTATGAACATGAGCCGGAGCGCGGCATGTATCTCAAAATAAGCCTCGGCGAACTCAGCGCGGAGGGAATATCCGGCACGGTGTACGTCATAGACGATATAAGTGACCTGAAAGCCCTTGAGAAAGAGAAGCACAGGGATGAAAAACTGATGCTCATGGGGGAGATGGCGGCGAACATCGCCCATGAAATACGCAACCCGCTGGGCAGCATAGAACTTTTTGCATCGCTTCTGGGGCGGGATCTGGAGGATTCCCCCGATAAAAAGCGCCTCACTCACTCCATAATCAAAGGTGTGCGCACAATAAACGCCATCATTTCAAACATCCTCCTTTTCACCAAGGAGATACAGCTTGAAATAAAGGAACATTTCCTCTCTGACATAGTGGATGATGTCATACTCTATCTCCAGCACATAATGCGCGACAAGGAAGTCCGCTTCATCAATAATATAGGCGAAAATCAGAAGATAAAATGCGATGCGGAACTGTTTAAGCAGGTGGTGATGAACATTATTCACAACTCTGTGGATGCGGTAAAGAGCGGCGGCGAGATCCTTATTCAGGCCGGCACGGATAAAAACGAAAGCTGGTTTTCCATAACCGACAACGGCAGCGGCATCGAACCTTCCATGACAGGCAAGCTTTTCATGCCGTTTCAGACCACCAAGGCAAAGGGAACGGGACTTGGGCTCGCCATTGTCTATAAAATAGTAAAGGCGCACGGCGGCAGCATTGAGGCCGACAGTGACGGCAAAACCTACACGGCCTTCCGTGTGGCGGTTCCGGTATAG
- a CDS encoding sigma-54-dependent transcriptional regulator gives MSDKNESRKVLIVDDDDNMREALRETVRRMGLSVETAENGREGFEKASSRPYDLIISDMRMPEIDGLAMFNMMRSSGIETPTCFITAFGTVANAVEALKLGASDYILKPFPPEVIEELIRRTFEIESLTKGGKRKKNKAVFRSAFMARLFALAKDVADSEATVLITGESGTGKEVLARYIHDNSSRADGPFVAVNCAAIPENLIESELFGFEKGAFTGAINRKAGKFELADGGTILLDEIGEVPIHLQAKLLRVLQEREVERLGSVRPEKINVRILATTNRELKKEVAAGNFREDLFYRLNVIAIELPPLRERREDVRELAEFFMTKYAEINRKGSCSLGEKALQALIDYEWPGNVRELEHTIERAVVLCRDKVISERDLFLHGITIKQFLLESDFQKDVPVQQAEVCVENASGAEVCRPAPAVPSVGVTIAEMERELILKTLDEVGGNRTKAADLLGITVRTLRNKLNEYRDSGHYSD, from the coding sequence ATGAGCGATAAGAACGAAAGCAGAAAAGTTCTCATAGTTGATGACGATGACAACATGCGCGAGGCACTCAGGGAAACAGTCAGGCGTATGGGGCTTTCAGTGGAAACCGCAGAAAACGGGCGTGAAGGATTCGAAAAGGCCTCCTCACGCCCCTATGACCTGATCATAAGCGACATGCGTATGCCTGAGATTGACGGACTCGCCATGTTCAACATGATGCGCTCCTCCGGCATTGAAACGCCCACATGCTTCATAACCGCATTCGGAACCGTTGCAAACGCAGTGGAGGCACTCAAACTCGGTGCTTCGGACTATATTCTCAAGCCGTTCCCGCCGGAAGTTATTGAAGAGCTCATAAGACGCACATTTGAGATAGAGAGCCTCACCAAAGGGGGCAAACGTAAGAAGAACAAGGCTGTTTTCCGCAGTGCTTTCATGGCGCGTCTGTTCGCGCTGGCCAAGGATGTGGCTGACAGTGAGGCCACTGTGCTTATCACCGGTGAATCAGGCACGGGCAAAGAGGTATTAGCCCGTTATATTCACGACAACAGTTCAAGGGCCGACGGCCCCTTTGTGGCGGTGAACTGCGCCGCCATACCCGAAAACCTCATAGAAAGCGAACTCTTCGGATTTGAAAAGGGAGCCTTCACCGGGGCAATCAACCGCAAGGCTGGCAAATTTGAACTGGCTGACGGCGGAACCATCCTGCTGGATGAGATAGGCGAGGTTCCGATTCATTTACAGGCCAAACTGCTCAGGGTTTTGCAGGAGCGGGAGGTGGAACGCCTCGGCTCCGTGCGCCCGGAAAAGATAAATGTCCGCATACTGGCCACCACTAACAGAGAGCTAAAAAAAGAGGTGGCAGCGGGCAATTTCAGGGAAGACCTGTTCTACAGGCTGAACGTTATCGCAATCGAGCTTCCGCCCCTTCGTGAACGCAGGGAGGATGTGCGGGAACTGGCAGAATTCTTCATGACAAAATACGCCGAAATAAACCGAAAGGGCTCATGCTCTCTGGGTGAAAAGGCGCTTCAGGCACTCATAGATTACGAGTGGCCGGGAAATGTCCGCGAACTGGAGCACACCATTGAGCGTGCGGTTGTTCTCTGCCGTGATAAGGTGATAAGCGAGCGCGATCTCTTCCTCCACGGCATAACCATAAAGCAGTTTCTTCTGGAGAGCGATTTCCAGAAGGATGTCCCCGTTCAGCAGGCGGAAGTATGCGTTGAAAATGCCTCCGGCGCTGAGGTATGCAGACCTGCCCCGGCTGTTCCCTCTGTGGGTGTAACCATTGCAGAGATGGAGAGGGAGCTTATACTGAAAACTCTCGATGAGGTCGGCGGAAACCGCACCAAGGCGGCGGATCTTCTGGGCATAACTGTACGCACACTGCGCAACAAACTCAATGAATACAGGGATTCGGGGCATTACAGCGACTGA
- a CDS encoding AEC family transporter, which yields MNYIDIFKTVMPYFGVFAGGFVLKRGFALPPQADKFLFRLFIHFFFPCLVVNFITGNENLRDITSSVFLPLWGMLSVASGFAAAYFLAPFIGLRESKERRAFAFTIGVYNYGFFTLPVVAHLFGRDAAGQLLLFNFGIDFIYWTAGIVVLTGSYRAGIIRLAASTPFYALFLSVAFNSVFSPEPFSGAAGSALDVISFLTMPLGLFISGLALGEGLRGSSLGGTVKIGVAGILLRMVGMAFLFLLTAKYAVNDRGLKIILAAQSAMPAGMMNLAVVKYYMGESRVTSAVIVFTTAAALISMPLWLGFAFRFAGV from the coding sequence TTGAACTACATAGACATTTTTAAAACAGTCATGCCGTATTTCGGCGTATTCGCCGGGGGGTTCGTATTAAAGCGCGGTTTCGCTCTGCCCCCTCAGGCTGATAAATTCCTTTTCCGCCTGTTCATACACTTCTTTTTCCCGTGCCTTGTGGTTAACTTCATAACAGGCAATGAAAATCTCAGGGATATAACCTCCTCCGTCTTCCTTCCGCTGTGGGGAATGCTCTCCGTTGCTTCCGGCTTTGCCGCGGCATATTTTCTGGCTCCGTTCATAGGGCTGAGGGAGTCGAAAGAGAGACGGGCTTTCGCTTTTACAATAGGGGTTTACAACTACGGCTTTTTTACGCTGCCTGTTGTTGCGCATCTGTTCGGCAGGGACGCGGCGGGGCAGCTTCTGCTTTTTAACTTCGGCATAGACTTCATATACTGGACAGCGGGGATCGTCGTTCTCACCGGCTCTTACAGAGCGGGAATTATAAGGCTTGCCGCGAGTACGCCGTTCTATGCGCTGTTTCTGTCTGTGGCGTTTAATTCTGTTTTCTCACCCGAACCGTTCAGCGGTGCTGCGGGGAGTGCGCTTGATGTCATATCATTTCTCACTATGCCATTGGGTCTGTTCATAAGCGGGCTGGCTTTGGGTGAGGGGCTTCGCGGCTCAAGCCTCGGCGGAACAGTGAAGATAGGCGTGGCGGGCATCCTGCTGCGTATGGTCGGAATGGCTTTTCTGTTCCTGCTTACAGCAAAATACGCCGTGAACGACAGGGGGCTCAAGATTATACTCGCAGCTCAGTCCGCCATGCCTGCGGGGATGATGAACCTCGCCGTGGTGAAGTATTATATGGGTGAATCAAGGGTGACTTCCGCTGTGATAGTTTTCACCACGGCAGCGGCGCTCATCTCCATGCCGCTTTGGCTGGGTTTTGCCTTCCGCTTTGCGGGGGTATGA
- a CDS encoding DUF523 domain-containing protein — translation MKKFLLSSCLAGENVRYDGGNNKIENETFRGLIDQGLAVFVCPEVDAGLPAPRRPCEIKGEGGGKAVLEGRGEVYGDDGQKLTEPFVKGAHMTLQKALEHGCTAAMLKHRSPSCGSTLIYDGSFSGVKINGRGVTAELLAANGVKLFSEETLEDFLKYIEE, via the coding sequence TTGAAAAAATTTCTGCTCAGCTCCTGCCTTGCGGGCGAGAATGTCCGTTATGACGGCGGGAATAATAAGATAGAGAACGAGACTTTCAGAGGGCTTATTGATCAGGGGCTGGCTGTCTTTGTCTGTCCTGAGGTGGACGCCGGACTGCCCGCACCGCGCAGACCCTGCGAAATTAAAGGAGAGGGCGGCGGAAAAGCTGTTCTGGAAGGCAGAGGGGAAGTTTACGGTGATGACGGGCAGAAACTCACCGAACCTTTTGTGAAAGGCGCGCATATGACCCTTCAAAAGGCCTTGGAACACGGCTGTACCGCTGCGATGCTTAAGCACAGAAGCCCTTCCTGCGGCTCAACCCTCATTTATGACGGCTCATTCAGCGGGGTGAAAATCAACGGAAGAGGGGTTACGGCAGAGCTTCTTGCGGCAAACGGAGTAAAGCTTTTCAGTGAGGAAACTCTGGAAGATTTCCTGAAATATATCGAAGAGTAA
- a CDS encoding C-GCAxxG-C-C family protein, with protein MSGRKETAAEIFRSGFNCSQGVFTAFAAEAGMDEKTALMLATPFGGGVGGCGETCGAVSGAYMVIGLIHGRSTLEDTEAKEFVYSLMAEFKEKFRGRFGSLRCSELVGVDMSDPAERTKAREAGKLKQCEEFVGYAAEVLEELL; from the coding sequence TTGTCCGGCAGAAAAGAAACAGCCGCGGAAATTTTCAGAAGCGGCTTTAACTGTTCTCAGGGAGTATTTACCGCTTTTGCCGCTGAGGCGGGTATGGATGAAAAAACGGCCCTTATGCTTGCCACCCCTTTCGGCGGCGGCGTGGGCGGCTGCGGGGAAACCTGCGGCGCGGTCTCCGGTGCTTATATGGTTATAGGGCTCATACACGGCAGAAGCACTCTGGAAGACACTGAGGCTAAAGAGTTTGTCTACTCCCTCATGGCGGAATTCAAAGAGAAGTTCAGGGGCAGGTTCGGCTCACTGCGCTGTTCTGAGCTTGTGGGTGTGGATATGTCAGACCCGGCTGAGCGCACAAAAGCCAGAGAGGCCGGAAAACTGAAACAGTGTGAAGAGTTTGTCGGCTACGCTGCCGAGGTTCTGGAGGAACTGCTTTGA
- a CDS encoding response regulator has translation MMRILLAEDNPVNQMITRKIVEKLGTKVDVAGNGREAVDMVQKESYALILMDVNMPVMNGADAAAEIRRMGYGMPIVALTADSETMTAELENCGMTDFISKPVNIAKIEALINSCKKPAESPARSISSDSVEGCINYVFTQLGLEREIVTELLGEFVEDSKIHLEYLIDAVRARDMARAASEAHYIKGAARNMGLRNIAAAAEIIEKNARSNSSNDYELLYKDLKEKLTVFAAEFSRLS, from the coding sequence ATGATGAGAATTCTTCTCGCGGAGGACAACCCCGTTAATCAGATGATTACACGGAAGATTGTTGAAAAGCTTGGAACAAAAGTCGATGTGGCAGGCAACGGACGCGAAGCTGTTGATATGGTGCAGAAGGAGAGCTACGCGCTTATCCTGATGGATGTCAACATGCCTGTGATGAACGGGGCGGACGCAGCGGCGGAAATACGCAGAATGGGCTACGGCATGCCTATTGTGGCACTCACTGCGGATTCCGAAACCATGACGGCCGAGCTTGAAAACTGCGGAATGACCGATTTCATATCGAAACCTGTGAATATTGCCAAAATTGAAGCCCTGATAAACAGCTGCAAAAAACCTGCCGAAAGCCCGGCAAGAAGTATAAGCAGCGACAGCGTGGAAGGATGCATAAACTATGTTTTCACCCAGCTTGGCCTTGAGAGGGAGATAGTTACGGAGCTTCTCGGCGAGTTTGTGGAAGATTCCAAAATCCATCTGGAATACCTGATCGATGCCGTTAGAGCCAGAGACATGGCCAGAGCCGCCTCCGAAGCGCACTACATCAAGGGCGCAGCCAGAAACATGGGGCTGAGAAACATAGCGGCTGCGGCTGAAATCATCGAGAAGAACGCCCGCTCAAACTCCTCAAACGACTATGAGCTGCTTTATAAAGACCTTAAGGAAAAACTTACTGTTTTCGCCGCGGAGTTCAGCAGGCTTTCCTGA